In one window of Drosophila innubila isolate TH190305 chromosome 2L unlocalized genomic scaffold, UK_Dinn_1.0 4_B_2L, whole genome shotgun sequence DNA:
- the LOC117782255 gene encoding maltase 2-like isoform X1 — MSSLLNTETEDFIDWWQHAVFYQIYPRSFKDSNGDGIGDLQGIISKLPYLADTGITATWLSPIFQSPMVDFGYDISDYMAIQTEYGSMSDFEQLVHKASSLGIKIILDFVPNHSSDKHEWFKKSAAREAGYEDFYIWSDGQLDEEGQRQVPNNWQSVFYGSAWEWNEQRQQYYLHQFTKEQPDLNFRNPAVVQAMDDVLLYWLNKGVAGFRIDAVNHLFESESLSDEPLSGKSVDPLSYDYTEHIHTKDLPEVLDMVQHWRQLLDDYTAKHPTGGTRIMMTEAYAGLRELADYYEDANGVRGSHLPFNFNFISNVNGDSDARDFVYNVEKWLIYMPRGHAANWVMGNHDNPRAATRFGTDSVDAMNMLLMTLPGVAVTYNGEELGMQDNLEITWEETVDPPARNAGELDFKKVSRDPARTPFQWSNSKNAGFSSADKTWLPVNANYPELNLESQQLADRSHYKVYKSLIELRKLPVLRRGRFSIEPLSRAVFAFKRTLKDHNTLVTIINVSDEEQLVNLTDFINRPQQLIVEVAGVDSTYEPGDYSNRNGSQQMLLLPHSGIVLREHVIMSAQRRQMIKQIIKSFNVVLVALLMYNLWRHKWTKVNFN, encoded by the exons ATGTCCAGTCTGTTGAATACGGAAACGGAGGACTTTATCGATTGGTGGCAGCATGCGGTCTTCTATCAGATCTATCCGAGATCCTTTAAGGACAGCAATGGCGATGGCATTGGagatttacagggtataatctCCAAGTTACCATATCTGGCTGACACAGGCATTACGGCGACTTGGTTGAGTCCCATTTTCCAGTCTCCAATGGTGGACTTTGGCTATGATATATCCGATTATATGGCCATACAAACGGAGTATGGCAGCATGTCAGACTTCGAGCAGTTGGTCCACAAGGCCTCCAGTTTGGGCATCAAGATTATACTGGACTTTGTGCCGAATCATAGCTCCGATAAGCATGAATGGTTCAAGAAGTCGGCAGCCCGAGAAGCAGGCTATGAGGATTTCTATATCTGGTCGGATGGTCAGCTGGATGAAGAGGGGCAGCGACAGGTGCCCAACAACTGGCAGTCTGTATTTTATGGCTCTGCCTGGGAATGGAACGAGCAACGACAGCAATATTATCTACACCAGTTTACCAAGGAGCAGCCGGATCTTAACTTCCGTAATCCTGCGGTGGTGCAGGCAATGGATGATGTGCTGCTTTATTGGCTCAACAAAGGTGTGGCCGGATTTCGCATTGATGCAGTGAATCATTTATTTGAAAGCGAATCGCTATCGGATGAACCGCTTTCGGGGAAGTCGGTGGATCCGCTTTCCTACGATTATACGGAGCACATCCACACCAAAGATTTACCCGAGGTGTTGGACATGGTGCAACATTGGCGGCAGCTGCTGGATGATTACACCGCCAAACATCCGACCGGAGGCACTCGCATTATGATGACTGAGGCTTATGCCGGACTGCGGGAACTGGCGGATTACTATGAGGATGCCAATGGAGTGCGCGGTTCGCACTTGCCCttcaactttaatttcatCTCGAATGTTAACGGCGATTCGGATGCTCGAGACTTTGTCTACAATGTGGAAAAGTGGCTCATTTATATGCCACGTGGGCATGCCGCCAATTGGGTCATGGGCAACCACGACAATCCCCGTGCCGCCACACGATTTGGCACCGACAGTGTCGATGCCATGAACATGCTGCTGATGACGCTTCCCGGCGTCGCAGTTACCTATAAT GGCGAGGAGTTGGGCATGCAGGACAACCTTGAGATAACCTGGGAGGAAACTGTAGATCCGCCAGCACGCAATGCTGGTGAACTGGACTTTAAGAAGGTTTCTAGGGATCCAGCGCGTACACCTTTCCAATGGAGCAATTCCAAAAATGCGG GTTTTTCAAGCGCTGACAAGACCTGGCTGCCTGTAAATGCCAACTATCCCGAGCTTAATCTGGAGTCTCAACAGTTGGCCGATAGAAGTCATTACAAGGTCTACAAATCTCTCATTGAGTTGCGTAAATTGCCCGTATTGCGACGTGGACGCTTTAGCATTGAGCCGCTTTCCCGAGCTGTCTTCGCTTTTAAACG CACCCTCAAGGACCACAACACTTTGGTGACCATTATCAATGTGAGCGATGAGGAGCAGCTTGTAAATCTCACCGATTTCATCAATCGTCCTCAGCAATTAATTGTTGAAGTTGCTGGTGTGGATTCCACTTATGAGCCTGG TGACTACAGCAATCGAAATGGCAGCCAACAGATGTTACTTCTGCCCCACTCGGGCATTGTTTTAAGGGAGCATGTGATTATGAG TGCACAACGTCGACAAATGATTAAACAGATTATCAAGTCGTTTAATGTGGTGCTGGTGGCTTTGCTAATGTACAATTTGTGGCGTCACAAATGGACTaaagtaaatttcaattag
- the LOC117782255 gene encoding maltase 2-like isoform X2 translates to MSSLLNTETEDFIDWWQHAVFYQIYPRSFKDSNGDGIGDLQGIISKLPYLADTGITATWLSPIFQSPMVDFGYDISDYMAIQTEYGSMSDFEQLVHKASSLGIKIILDFVPNHSSDKHEWFKKSAAREAGYEDFYIWSDGQLDEEGQRQVPNNWQSVFYGSAWEWNEQRQQYYLHQFTKEQPDLNFRNPAVVQAMDDVLLYWLNKGVAGFRIDAVNHLFESESLSDEPLSGKSVDPLSYDYTEHIHTKDLPEVLDMVQHWRQLLDDYTAKHPTGGTRIMMTEAYAGLRELADYYEDANGVRGSHLPFNFNFISNVNGDSDARDFVYNVEKWLIYMPRGHAANWVMGNHDNPRAATRFGTDSVDAMNMLLMTLPGVAVTYNGEELGMQDNLEITWEETVDPPARNAGELDFKKVSRDPARTPFQWSNSKNAGFSSADKTWLPVNANYPELNLESQQLADRSHYKVYKSLIELRKLPVLRRGRFSIEPLSRAVFAFKRTLKDHNTLVTIINVSDEEQLVNLTDFINRPQQLIVEVAGVDSTYEPGQALSSSALALAAHEGLICRLLET, encoded by the exons ATGTCCAGTCTGTTGAATACGGAAACGGAGGACTTTATCGATTGGTGGCAGCATGCGGTCTTCTATCAGATCTATCCGAGATCCTTTAAGGACAGCAATGGCGATGGCATTGGagatttacagggtataatctCCAAGTTACCATATCTGGCTGACACAGGCATTACGGCGACTTGGTTGAGTCCCATTTTCCAGTCTCCAATGGTGGACTTTGGCTATGATATATCCGATTATATGGCCATACAAACGGAGTATGGCAGCATGTCAGACTTCGAGCAGTTGGTCCACAAGGCCTCCAGTTTGGGCATCAAGATTATACTGGACTTTGTGCCGAATCATAGCTCCGATAAGCATGAATGGTTCAAGAAGTCGGCAGCCCGAGAAGCAGGCTATGAGGATTTCTATATCTGGTCGGATGGTCAGCTGGATGAAGAGGGGCAGCGACAGGTGCCCAACAACTGGCAGTCTGTATTTTATGGCTCTGCCTGGGAATGGAACGAGCAACGACAGCAATATTATCTACACCAGTTTACCAAGGAGCAGCCGGATCTTAACTTCCGTAATCCTGCGGTGGTGCAGGCAATGGATGATGTGCTGCTTTATTGGCTCAACAAAGGTGTGGCCGGATTTCGCATTGATGCAGTGAATCATTTATTTGAAAGCGAATCGCTATCGGATGAACCGCTTTCGGGGAAGTCGGTGGATCCGCTTTCCTACGATTATACGGAGCACATCCACACCAAAGATTTACCCGAGGTGTTGGACATGGTGCAACATTGGCGGCAGCTGCTGGATGATTACACCGCCAAACATCCGACCGGAGGCACTCGCATTATGATGACTGAGGCTTATGCCGGACTGCGGGAACTGGCGGATTACTATGAGGATGCCAATGGAGTGCGCGGTTCGCACTTGCCCttcaactttaatttcatCTCGAATGTTAACGGCGATTCGGATGCTCGAGACTTTGTCTACAATGTGGAAAAGTGGCTCATTTATATGCCACGTGGGCATGCCGCCAATTGGGTCATGGGCAACCACGACAATCCCCGTGCCGCCACACGATTTGGCACCGACAGTGTCGATGCCATGAACATGCTGCTGATGACGCTTCCCGGCGTCGCAGTTACCTATAAT GGCGAGGAGTTGGGCATGCAGGACAACCTTGAGATAACCTGGGAGGAAACTGTAGATCCGCCAGCACGCAATGCTGGTGAACTGGACTTTAAGAAGGTTTCTAGGGATCCAGCGCGTACACCTTTCCAATGGAGCAATTCCAAAAATGCGG GTTTTTCAAGCGCTGACAAGACCTGGCTGCCTGTAAATGCCAACTATCCCGAGCTTAATCTGGAGTCTCAACAGTTGGCCGATAGAAGTCATTACAAGGTCTACAAATCTCTCATTGAGTTGCGTAAATTGCCCGTATTGCGACGTGGACGCTTTAGCATTGAGCCGCTTTCCCGAGCTGTCTTCGCTTTTAAACG CACCCTCAAGGACCACAACACTTTGGTGACCATTATCAATGTGAGCGATGAGGAGCAGCTTGTAAATCTCACCGATTTCATCAATCGTCCTCAGCAATTAATTGTTGAAGTTGCTGGTGTGGATTCCACTTATGAGCCTGG ACAAGCGCTTTCCAGCAGTGCATTAGCTTTGGCAGCCCACGAGGGTCTCATCTGCAGACTGCTCGAGACATAA